From Elaeis guineensis isolate ETL-2024a chromosome 16, EG11, whole genome shotgun sequence, a single genomic window includes:
- the LOC105059224 gene encoding probable ADP-ribosylation factor GTPase-activating protein AGD6 translates to MPSSQPSLGLRRVRELQSRPGNGRCVDCGRLNDPPEWASVTYGVFMCDGCSGAHRGLGVRLSFVRSVAADASWPGPHLRLMTSNPGGNRALNAFLAARGVPPRAAISLKYSSPAAALFRSRLHALAHRRPFRGPSAVGPQPPRPLPSDDWDDDDDIYYFQDSLSSRSKSTAGARGGVIRRNQSVGEDLEAELGIGCGGRPCRSWSSGSISAVTVNGSGIGGEMFSERKTEENEQLPDGSGSTGGGSLISDAVMAVSESFVQLTMVASSAVQSAANAVQTGTTELTSKVAQGGYDEKVNETVNVIAQKTTKLGQRTWGIMKGIMTMASHKVEEYTGDGAGWKMEGLEPQREIDSDGSAGTPRHKYITSNSFYLNELDDWDTDSPVSSSGNQKDGSNANKAHKVIEWDD, encoded by the exons ATGCCATCTTCGCAGCCGTCGCTGGGCCTCCGGCGAGTCCGGGAGCTGCAGTCACGGCCGGGCAACGGGCGGTGCGTGGACTGCGGGCGGCTGAACGACCCACCGGAGTGGGCATCGGTGACGTACGGCGTGTTCATGTGCGACGGCTGCTCCGGCGCCCACCGCGGCCTCGGCGTCCGCCTCAGCTTCGTCCGCTCCGTGGCCGCCGACGCCTCCTGGCCCGGCCCCCACCTCCGCCTCATGACCTCCAACCCGGGCGGCAACCGAGCCCTCAACGCCTTCCTCGCCGCCCGCGGCGTCCCGCCCCGCGCCGCCATCTCCCTCAAGTACTCCTCCCCCGCTGCCGCCCTCTTCCGCTCCCGCCTCCACGCCCTCGCCCACCGTCGTCCCTTCCGCGGCCCCTCCGCCGTCGGCCCCCAGCCACCCCGCCCCCTCCCCTCCGACGACTGGGACGACGACGACGATATTTACTACTTCCAAGATTCCCTATCGTCGAGATCCAAATCCACCGCCGGCGCCCGCGGCGGCGTGATTCGGAGGAATCAGTCGGTGGGGGAGGATCTGGAGGCAGAACTGGGGATCGGATGCGGGGGGCGGCCGTGCCGGTCATGGTCCTCGGGGAGTATATCGGCGGTGACGGTGAATGGGAGTGGGATCGGTGGAGAGATGTTTTCAGAGAGGAAGACGGAAGAGAATGAGCAGCTGCCGGACGGGTCTGGGTCGACGGGCGGTGGTAGTCTCATCTCCGATGCAGTCATGGCCGTGTCTGAG AGCTTTGTCCAGTTAACGATGGTTGCATCATCTGCTGTACAATCTGCAGCTAATGCAGTTCAGACCGGAACGACGGAGCTGACCTCCAAG GTGGCTCAAGGTGGGTATGATGAGAAGGTAAATGAAACCGTAAATGTGATAGCTCAGAAGACGACCAAACTTGGGCAAAGGACTTGGGGAATCATGAAAGGCATTATGACAATGGCATCTCACAAGGTCGAGGAATATACAGGAGATGGGGCAGGGTGGAAAATGGAAGGGCTTGAGCCCCAGAGAGAAATCGATAGCGATGGCAGTGCCGGGACTCCTCGGCATAAATATATCACCAGCAACAGCTTCTATTTGAATGAATTGGATGATTGGGACACTGACAGTCCAGTTTCTTCTTCTGGGAATCAAAAAGATGGAAGCAATGCTAATAAAGCTCACAAAGTCATAGAATGGGATGATTAA